The following proteins are co-located in the Nerophis lumbriciformis linkage group LG22, RoL_Nlum_v2.1, whole genome shotgun sequence genome:
- the mgp gene encoding matrix Gla protein isoform X2, with product MRRLLDLLAVCAILTLCVHYGSARSYRSDSDSNESTESSEDVFVAPRRANSFITPQRNAFRLPRGNAFNGYSSRRVKSPAERRAETCEDYSPCRFFAYHNGYQRAYQRYFGNQAPQRPRQAAHRRY from the exons ATGAGACGTCTTCTTGACTTGCTGGCGGTCTGCGCCATCTTGACCTTGTGCGTCCACTACGGCAGCGCTAGGTCCTACCGCTCAGATTCAG ACTCCAACGAGAGCACGGAGTCCAGTGAAG ACGTGTTCGTGGCTCCACGCCGAGCCAACTCCTTCATCACGCCGCAGAGGAACGCCTTCCGCCTGCCCCGAGGGAACGCCTTCAACGGCTACTCCAGCAG GAGGGTGAAGTCTCCAGCAGAGAGACGTGCGGAGACCTGCGAGGATTACTCCCCCTGCCGCTTCTTCGCCTACCACAATGGCTACCAGAGGGCCTACCAGAGGTACTTTGGCAACCAAGCACCACAGCGACCAAGACAGGCGGCTCACCGTCGCTACTAA
- the mgp gene encoding matrix Gla protein isoform X1, which translates to MRRLLDLLAVCAILTLCVHYGSARSYRSDSDSNESTESSEDVFVAPRRANSFITPQRNAFRLPRGNAFNGYSSSRRVKSPAERRAETCEDYSPCRFFAYHNGYQRAYQRYFGNQAPQRPRQAAHRRY; encoded by the exons ATGAGACGTCTTCTTGACTTGCTGGCGGTCTGCGCCATCTTGACCTTGTGCGTCCACTACGGCAGCGCTAGGTCCTACCGCTCAGATTCAG ACTCCAACGAGAGCACGGAGTCCAGTGAAG ACGTGTTCGTGGCTCCACGCCGAGCCAACTCCTTCATCACGCCGCAGAGGAACGCCTTCCGCCTGCCCCGAGGGAACGCCTTCAACGGCTACTCCAGCAG CAGGAGGGTGAAGTCTCCAGCAGAGAGACGTGCGGAGACCTGCGAGGATTACTCCCCCTGCCGCTTCTTCGCCTACCACAATGGCTACCAGAGGGCCTACCAGAGGTACTTTGGCAACCAAGCACCACAGCGACCAAGACAGGCGGCTCACCGTCGCTACTAA